In the genome of Magnetococcales bacterium, the window TTGGGGCGCTTTATCATCTCATCCCCCGTCTCTGGAAGACCAAAGTCCATTCAGTGGGATTGATCAACCTCCACTTTTGGCTCGCAACCATCGGCATCGTCATTTATATCGTCTCCATGTGGATCTCCGGCGTCATGCAGGGTCTCATGTGGCGGGCCTATGACTCCTTTGGCAACCTCACCTACTCCTTCGCCGAAACCGTGGCGGTGATGCACCCCTACTATTTCATGCGTACCTTGGGGGGCTTGGTCTTCCTAGCAGGCATGTTGGTGATGATCTACAACATGACGAAGACGATTCGCGGCGCAGGTACTCAAGCTTGATTCCGCATCCAGGCAACATCCGGTTGAAGGCCATCATCAAAGCATCAAGGAGTTGATTCGGTGAAACACGAAACCATCGAAAAATCCGTACCTCTCATGAGCATTCTCACCCTGGTCGTGGTAGCCATTGGCGGCCTGGTGGAGATCGTTCCGCTCTTTTTTATCGACAGCACCATCGAGCCTGTCACCGGCATGCGGGTCTATACCCCGCTGGAAGTCAAAGGCCGGGACATCTATGTCCGGGAAGGGTGCTACAACTGCCACTCCCAAATGATTCGCCCCTTCCGTGACGAGGTGGAGCGCTACGGCCACTACTCCCTCGCCGCAGAAAGCCAGCACGATCACCCCTTCCAGTGGGGTTCCAAACGCACCGGACCGGATCTGGCCCGGGTGGGGGGTAAATATTCCAATCTCTGGCATCAGGAGCACATGCGCAATCCCCGCAAGCTGGTGCCGGAATCGGTCATGCCTTCCTACGGCTGGCTGGAAACCACCCCTCTCGACTATGAAGATATCGGTGATCGCCTGAGTGTGCTCAATACCGTCGGCGTGCCTTATACCGAAGCGATGATTGCCCAGGCCAAGGCCGACCTCGAAGCCCAGGCCATACCCAATAGCGATACCGACGAATTGAGTGCTCGCTATGGTGAAAAGGTGCCTCTGGGTGACTTTGACGGCAAAAGCGATCAAATTACGGAGTTGGATGCCATGGTGGCCTATCTCCAGATGCTGGGGACTCTGGTGGACTTTTCGTCCTATCAGGCTCAATCCCGCTGACTCCCACCAGACTGCGAAAAAATAGAGGAGAAAGACCATGGCCGAAGAAGAAAAAAATGTCGAAACCACCGGTCACCAGTGGGATGACGATGAGGGCTATCCACTCAAGGAATACAACAACCCCCTTCCCAGCTGGTGGCTCTACACCTTTTACGCCACTATTGTCTGGTCGGTAATCTACTGGTTTCTCTACCCTGCCTGGCCCCTGGCGAACGATTTTACCAAGGGCATGCTGGGTTGGTCCCAATACAAACAGCTGGATGAGGAAATGGCTGCGGCCAAGGCTCTGCAAAAGCCTTTTGACGAAAAACTGGCTGCTCTTTCCACAGCCGAAATCGCCTCCGACCCCAAACTTTTGGCCTATGCCATCTCCGGCGGCAAGGCCACTTTCGGTGACAACTGCGCCCCTTGCCACGGCAGCGGCGGCATTGGCGCCAAAGTGGATGGATTTCCCAGCCTGGTGGATGATGACTGGCTTTATGGCGGCACCTTGGAAGCCATCGAAGAAACCATTCAGTATGGTCGCGCTGGCAACATGCCCGCCCATTTGGACGCTGCTGACGGCGCTTTCAGCCAAGCGCAAGTCAGCGACCTGACCCAATATGTTTTGGGGCTTTCAGGCCGCGCCCAGGATAAAGACGCTGCCGGTCGAGGTGAGGAGCTTTATAAGGGGGATGCTGCCTGTTATGCCTGCCATGGCGACAATGGCAAGGGCTCTCTCATCGACACCGCTGATGGCGAACCTCTGGATCCCAGCATGGGTGCTCCCAACCTGTCCGACGGTCTCTGGCTCTACGGTGGCGCTCCCGAGCGCATCATGGAGACCATTTCCTACGGTCGTATCGGCAAGATGCCTGCTTGGGGTGAAGGATT includes:
- the ccoO gene encoding cytochrome-c oxidase, cbb3-type subunit II, whose product is MKHETIEKSVPLMSILTLVVVAIGGLVEIVPLFFIDSTIEPVTGMRVYTPLEVKGRDIYVREGCYNCHSQMIRPFRDEVERYGHYSLAAESQHDHPFQWGSKRTGPDLARVGGKYSNLWHQEHMRNPRKLVPESVMPSYGWLETTPLDYEDIGDRLSVLNTVGVPYTEAMIAQAKADLEAQAIPNSDTDELSARYGEKVPLGDFDGKSDQITELDAMVAYLQMLGTLVDFSSYQAQSR
- the ccoP gene encoding cytochrome-c oxidase, cbb3-type subunit III gives rise to the protein MAEEEKNVETTGHQWDDDEGYPLKEYNNPLPSWWLYTFYATIVWSVIYWFLYPAWPLANDFTKGMLGWSQYKQLDEEMAAAKALQKPFDEKLAALSTAEIASDPKLLAYAISGGKATFGDNCAPCHGSGGIGAKVDGFPSLVDDDWLYGGTLEAIEETIQYGRAGNMPAHLDAADGAFSQAQVSDLTQYVLGLSGRAQDKDAAGRGEELYKGDAACYACHGDNGKGSLIDTADGEPLDPSMGAPNLSDGLWLYGGAPERIMETISYGRIGKMPAWGEGFEGFGRQLDPLTIKEVTLYVHSLGGGY